Proteins from a single region of Haloplanus sp. GDY1:
- a CDS encoding chemotaxis protein CheC translates to MRVDIQSLGTYNRLAQEGAEHAAASLTQMTGIETYVDVTNVTLMSKGDVEDVFGGTEFVGVQIGLDGGLSGETALAFDRESAASIVDVLVPGASAGDDDAFDEMARSGINEIGNIMMGGFVDGWADYLGTSVDMSPPTYVERAGTDVLPDGVLDRAEEEHVFVFESQMTAVDREIDAYIYMLPEYGAFAEMLAASDDHEDAIPMDKLTVFDEMTRQGAERAAENVSSMTGIETDVDVSRLSFVPIEDVPNTVSDQVYVGTVMEFEGTPGGYLAILFDEPSARTIVDATVPMDLDDPLGEMGESAIQELGNIMTSGFIDGWANVLQTSIDHTPPELVHDLGAAILSPIAGRLGQSQEYAFLMDSTVVTPEGEFNCELYAIPDERKLKEALDSLLIERSDQLEADRESIF, encoded by the coding sequence ATGCGGGTCGACATCCAGTCGCTCGGCACGTACAACCGCCTCGCACAGGAGGGGGCGGAACACGCCGCGGCGTCGCTGACCCAGATGACGGGCATCGAGACGTACGTCGACGTGACCAACGTCACGCTGATGTCGAAGGGGGACGTGGAGGACGTCTTCGGCGGGACGGAGTTCGTCGGCGTCCAGATCGGTCTCGACGGGGGTCTCTCCGGTGAGACGGCGCTCGCGTTCGACCGCGAGAGCGCCGCGAGCATCGTCGACGTGTTGGTCCCTGGGGCCTCGGCCGGCGACGACGACGCCTTCGACGAGATGGCCCGGAGCGGCATCAACGAGATCGGCAACATCATGATGGGGGGGTTCGTCGACGGCTGGGCCGACTACCTCGGAACGAGCGTCGACATGAGCCCGCCGACCTACGTCGAACGCGCCGGGACCGACGTGCTCCCGGACGGCGTCCTCGACCGCGCCGAGGAGGAACACGTCTTCGTCTTCGAGAGCCAGATGACGGCCGTCGATCGGGAGATCGACGCCTACATCTACATGCTCCCGGAGTACGGCGCCTTCGCGGAGATGCTCGCCGCCAGCGACGACCACGAGGACGCCATCCCGATGGACAAGCTGACCGTCTTCGACGAGATGACCCGGCAGGGCGCCGAGCGGGCGGCCGAGAACGTCTCGTCGATGACCGGCATCGAGACGGACGTGGACGTGAGCCGACTCAGCTTCGTCCCCATCGAGGACGTTCCCAACACGGTCAGCGACCAGGTGTACGTCGGCACCGTCATGGAGTTCGAGGGGACGCCGGGTGGATATCTCGCCATCCTCTTCGACGAGCCGTCGGCACGAACCATCGTTGACGCGACCGTCCCGATGGACCTCGACGATCCCCTCGGGGAGATGGGCGAGAGCGCCATACAGGAACTCGGCAACATCATGACCAGCGGCTTCATCGACGGCTGGGCGAACGTCCTGCAGACGAGCATCGACCACACGCCGCCGGAACTGGTCCACGACCTCGGGGCCGCCATCCTCAGCCCCATCGCCGGCCGACTCGGGCAGTCCCAGGAGTACGCCTTCCTCATGGACTCGACCGTCGTCACGCCCGAAGGCGAGTTCAACTGCGAGCTCTACGCCATTCCGGACGAGCGAAAGCTCAAGGAGGCGCTGGACTCCCTGCTGATCGAACGGAGCGATCAACTCGAAGCCGACAGGGAATCGATATTCTGA
- a CDS encoding DUF7500 family protein produces the protein MPSDSDDSVSDRGKVLTEEELDLTRHDDVDELDDGRYVVSTGGPTSEGAAEARDDAVDSAVPGSEADPESEPDISEMDVNRWLEDHFRGIDAQYGFHATAKFDDGVSRHQVVSNDVVTSFESLLIWYAQHVGGGTPVEEVLGILLAESNVSVRYPVATLTGLLKRYELDRGDTIGDLIEAVSEEEAVALSED, from the coding sequence ATGCCATCCGATTCAGACGACTCCGTCTCGGACCGTGGCAAGGTTCTCACCGAGGAGGAGTTGGATCTCACCAGACACGACGACGTCGACGAACTCGACGACGGCCGCTACGTCGTCTCGACGGGCGGGCCGACGAGCGAGGGGGCCGCCGAAGCGCGGGACGACGCCGTCGACTCGGCGGTTCCCGGGAGCGAGGCCGACCCCGAGTCGGAGCCCGACATCTCCGAGATGGACGTCAATCGGTGGCTCGAAGACCACTTCCGGGGGATCGACGCCCAGTACGGGTTCCACGCCACCGCGAAGTTCGACGACGGCGTCAGCCGCCACCAGGTCGTCTCGAACGACGTGGTCACCAGCTTCGAATCCCTGCTGATCTGGTACGCCCAGCACGTGGGCGGCGGGACGCCGGTGGAGGAGGTCCTCGGCATCCTGCTCGCCGAGTCGAACGTCTCCGTTCGGTACCCGGTCGCCACGCTCACCGGCCTGCTCAAGCGGTACGAACTCGACCGGGGGGACACCATCGGCGACCTGATCGAGGCCGTCTCCGAGGAGGAGGCCGTCGCGCTGTCCGAGGACTGA
- the cheY gene encoding chemotaxis protein CheY, with product MPPKVLIVDDSDFMRNLLREILEENFEIVDEAENGVEAVELYREHDPDLVMMDIVMPIRDGIEATSEITGTDPDANVIMCTSVGQEEKMKNAVKAGADGYITKPFQKPNVLEAIDDVVA from the coding sequence ATGCCACCGAAAGTACTCATCGTCGACGACTCGGATTTCATGCGCAACCTCCTGCGCGAAATCCTCGAGGAGAACTTCGAAATCGTCGACGAGGCGGAAAACGGGGTCGAGGCGGTCGAACTCTACCGCGAACACGATCCGGATCTGGTGATGATGGACATCGTGATGCCCATCCGCGACGGGATCGAGGCGACGAGCGAGATCACGGGGACCGATCCCGACGCGAACGTGATCATGTGTACGAGCGTCGGCCAGGAGGAGAAGATGAAAAACGCCGTCAAGGCCGGCGCGGACGGCTACATCACGAAACCGTTCCAGAAGCCGAACGTCCTCGAAGCCATCGACGACGTCGTGGCCTGA
- a CDS encoding winged helix-turn-helix domain-containing protein — translation MDGTEMLRVLGNEYNPQILSFAHEPRSAQELSDELDVPIATCYRRIEELTEADLLEHHDRVLSDERRRVNVYRRNIEEVVVSFSDGDVMVDVEERRKVKNRLDEAWRTLSE, via the coding sequence ATGGACGGAACCGAGATGTTGCGGGTTCTCGGCAACGAGTACAACCCCCAGATACTGAGTTTCGCACACGAGCCACGCTCCGCCCAGGAACTCAGCGACGAACTCGACGTACCCATCGCCACGTGCTACCGACGGATCGAGGAACTCACGGAGGCCGACCTCCTCGAACACCACGACCGGGTGCTCTCCGACGAGCGTCGGCGGGTCAACGTCTACCGGCGCAACATCGAGGAAGTCGTCGTGAGCTTCTCAGACGGGGACGTGATGGTCGACGTCGAGGAACGGCGGAAGGTCAAGAATCGCCTCGACGAGGCCTGGCGGACGCTCTCCGAGTGA
- a CDS encoding archaellin/type IV pilin N-terminal domain-containing protein, which produces MFDERTDRGQVGIGTLIVFIAMVLVAAIAAGVLINTAGFLQTQSEQTGQQSSAQVTDRLEPVSKTGNVSVYNSTNADNSSANTTIVSEDSANLSKPNQSLVVNEISMVVQKAPGASDINMSATTFEIVGPDGTDRFAFTNETVVNRSDADGPDDRTRALQDNDDSLNESRGPGLILNSRTDRLVVTLDLNETANNEAFVNSPLEAGETATIRINTESGATSIIRIQVPQSLSGEESVAL; this is translated from the coding sequence ATGTTCGACGAACGAACGGACAGGGGTCAGGTCGGCATCGGGACGCTCATCGTGTTCATCGCGATGGTCCTGGTCGCGGCGATCGCGGCCGGCGTGCTGATCAACACGGCTGGCTTCCTGCAGACGCAGTCGGAACAGACGGGTCAACAGAGCAGCGCACAGGTCACCGACCGCCTCGAACCGGTCTCCAAGACCGGGAACGTGTCGGTGTACAACAGCACGAACGCGGACAACTCGAGCGCGAACACCACGATCGTGTCCGAGGACAGCGCGAACCTCTCGAAGCCCAACCAGTCGCTGGTGGTCAACGAGATATCGATGGTGGTCCAGAAGGCGCCCGGCGCGAGCGACATCAACATGAGCGCGACCACCTTCGAGATCGTCGGGCCGGACGGCACCGACCGCTTCGCGTTCACCAACGAGACGGTCGTCAACCGCTCCGACGCCGACGGTCCCGACGACCGGACCCGAGCGCTCCAGGACAACGACGACTCCCTCAACGAGAGTCGCGGTCCCGGCCTGATACTGAACAGCCGGACCGATCGGCTGGTCGTGACGCTCGACCTCAACGAGACGGCCAACAACGAGGCGTTCGTCAACAGTCCGCTGGAGGCCGGCGAGACGGCGACGATCCGGATCAACACCGAGAGCGGTGCGACGAGCATCATCCGCATCCAGGTGCCCCAGTCGCTCTCCGGCGAGGAGTCGGTCGCGCTGTAG
- a CDS encoding RAD55 family ATPase, which produces MTDQTRTGIEGLDSILGGGIVDNATVLISGNPGTGKSILGLQYIYNGATQFDEKGIYLSFEENADDIADAAESIGFEDWRDLVDDDRILIYDKQELLRHNDFNATLDQLLAAFEETEYERLVLDSLTMFELFFEDEAEKRTYLLKFSDILKANGLTSLLIAEQSAVFPEQDIGLENFLTDGNIYLIQTPTESGVNRYIWVAKMRKQDIETDIFPMDIDEGGLTVHERAAGFSMMGRRNDPFPGE; this is translated from the coding sequence ATGACGGACCAGACGCGAACGGGAATCGAAGGGCTGGACTCGATACTGGGTGGCGGGATCGTCGACAACGCGACGGTACTGATCAGCGGGAATCCGGGCACTGGCAAGAGCATCCTCGGCCTGCAGTACATCTACAACGGGGCGACCCAGTTCGACGAGAAGGGGATCTATCTCTCCTTCGAGGAGAACGCCGACGACATCGCGGACGCGGCCGAATCCATCGGCTTCGAGGACTGGCGGGACCTCGTCGACGACGACCGGATCCTCATCTACGACAAACAGGAGCTGCTGCGGCACAACGACTTCAACGCGACGCTGGATCAGTTGCTGGCGGCGTTCGAGGAGACGGAGTACGAGCGGCTCGTCCTCGACTCGCTGACGATGTTCGAACTGTTCTTCGAGGACGAGGCGGAGAAGCGGACGTACCTCCTGAAGTTCTCCGACATCCTGAAGGCCAACGGGCTGACGTCCCTGCTCATCGCCGAGCAGTCCGCGGTGTTCCCGGAACAGGACATCGGTCTCGAGAACTTCCTGACCGACGGGAACATCTACCTGATCCAGACGCCGACGGAGTCGGGCGTCAACCGCTACATCTGGGTCGCCAAGATGCGAAAACAGGACATCGAGACGGACATCTTCCCCATGGATATCGACGAGGGGGGGCTCACCGTCCACGAACGCGCTGCGGGGTTCTCGATGATGGGTCGCCGGAACGACCCGTTCCCGGGCGAGTGA
- a CDS encoding DUF7521 family protein, producing MLVVEYLYFAATGVLVLSGMTMVGMAIKAYLQTTRRSMIHISLGFSLIAAAAIATAISAFINDFTGVRSLLLVNNGIASLGFIFVVYSLIIYD from the coding sequence ATGTTAGTCGTCGAATACCTCTACTTCGCGGCCACCGGGGTGCTGGTGCTCTCCGGCATGACCATGGTCGGCATGGCGATCAAGGCCTACCTCCAGACGACGCGACGCTCCATGATCCACATCTCCCTCGGATTCAGCCTGATCGCCGCCGCCGCCATCGCGACAGCGATCAGCGCGTTCATCAACGACTTCACCGGCGTCCGATCCCTGCTGTTGGTCAACAACGGCATCGCGTCCCTCGGGTTCATCTTCGTGGTCTACAGTCTCATCATCTACGATTGA